A single Eremothecium sinecaudum strain ATCC 58844 chromosome VIII, complete sequence DNA region contains:
- a CDS encoding M1 family metallopeptidase (Syntenic homolog of Ashbya gossypii AAL127W; Syntenic homolog of Saccharomyces cerevisiae YKL157W (APE2) and YHR047C (AAP1); 1-intron in Ashbya gossypii): protein MQIYKVLPTWVPMWFQHQVSTREMLGLLRRSAFGLRNPVVRSYTWQASRAVPLLFPTSTTLVRTPFPQHTAERTLITTTRPPCNKCEALRKKARDNMYNKFNVDDGGASDREALPVNVTPLRYGLQVEPDFEKFTFNGVVEIDLKVNDKTVDTIELNTADIDIKEARIGKAVALSTEYNEEYQRTKFTFPEGTLSDDNATLNITFVGILNNNMAGFYRAKYTDKVTGETKYMATTQMEPTDARRAFPCFDEPSLKAEFDVTLISEPKYTHLSNMDVKKEEICEGKKYTVFNTTPRMSTYLVAFIVAELRYVENNDFRIPIRVYATPGNEHEGHFAAALSAKTLEFFEKSFGIKYPLPKLDNVAVHEFSAGAMENWGLVTYRVVDLLLDREKATLGRIQRVAEVVQHELAHQWFGNLVTMDWWEGLWLNEGFATWMSWYSCNEFEPEWKVWEQYVPDTLQSALSLDALRSSHPIEVPVKRADEINQIFDAISYSKGSSLLRMTSKWLGEDVFVKGVSNYLNEFKYGNAKTTDLWQALSKESGKDVKQVMDIWTKKVGFPVITVEEEGGKLTFKQNRFLSTGDVKPEEDETIYPVFLSLKTNKGVDNSLVLDKRSMTIDLEDAEFFKVNAEQAGIYVTSYSDERWTKLASQAPHLSVEDRTGLVADVKTLASSGYTSTTNLLNLVSSWKNDNSFVVWNQIINSLQFFKSAWLFEKEEVNVAINAFIRDLVARKAHELGHEFSSEDTFAEQRLKVEMFGAACSAEDPETIAAALEMFEKYTAGDQHAIPVLIKPAVFNAAASKGGEENYNKLFNIYRNPHSNDEKLAALRSLGRFEDPELIKRTLCYLLDGTVLNQDIYIPIQGLRAHKPGILALWDWLQANWDDISERLPPSLSMLGSVVVLSTSGFTSAEHIEQIKSFFSTRSTKGFDQSLAQALDSITTKSHWVDRDRNNVEEYLRNIKYLQ, encoded by the exons ATGCAAATCTACAAAGTGCTTCCGACGTGGGTACCGATGTGGTTTCAACATCAAGTTAGCACACGCGAAATGCTAGGACTGTTAAGGAGATCAGCGTTTGGATTACGAAACCCAGTGGTCCGTTCATACACCTGGCAGGCTTCTAGGGCCGTTCCTCTACTTTTTCCAACATCTACGACGCTGGTGCGCACGCCTTTTCCGCAACACACAGCAGAGCGCACTCTAATAACCACCACACGTCCTCCATGTAACAAGTGCGAGGCTCTGCGCAAGAAAGCAAG AGACAACATGTACAACAAATTCAATGTTGATGATGGTGGTGCCTCAGACCGTGAGGCACTTCCAGTTAATGTCACACCTTTGCGCTATGGTTTGCAAGTTGAGCCAGATTTCGAGAAGTTTACCTTTAATGGTGTTGTTGAGATTGACTTGAAGGTGAATGACAAGACTGTGGACACAATTGAGTTGAATACAGCTGACATTGATATTAAGGAGGCTCGTATTGGCAAGGCTGTTGCTTTGTCCACCGAGTATAACGAGGAATACCAACGGACCAAATTTACTTTCCCTGAGGGCACTCTAAGCGATGACAATGCAACCTTGAATATTACTTTTGTTGGAATTTTGAACAACAATATGGCCGGTTTCTACCGCGCCAAGTACACTGACAAGGTTACTGGAGAGACTAAGTATATGGCAACCACCCAAATGGAGCCAACTGATGCTCGTCGTGCGTTCCCTTGTTTTGATGAGCCTAGCTTGAAGGCCGAGTTTGATGTTACGTTGATTTCTGAACCTAAATACACCCATCTATCCAATATGGATGTTAAGAAGGAAGAAATTTGCGAAGGCAAGAAATATACGGTTTTCAATACTACCCCACGCATGTCTACATACTTGGTTGCATTTATTGTTGCAGAGTTGCGTTATGTAGAGAACAATGACTTCAGAATTCCAATTCGTGTATATGCTACTCCAGGAAATGAGCACGAGGGTCACTTCGCCGCAGCATTGAGTGCTAAGACATTAgaattttttgaaaaatcCTTTGGTATCAAGTATCCTTTACCTAAATTGGATAATGTCGCTGTTCATGAGTTCAGTGCTGGTGCCATGGAAAATTGGGGGTTGGTCACATATCGTGTTGTAGACCTACTTTTGGACCGTGAGAAAGCAACTTTGGGACGTATTCAAAGAGTCGCGGAAGTTGTTCAACACGAGCTAGCTCACCAATGGTTCGGTAACTTGGTTACTATGGACTGGTGGGAAGGTTTGTGGTTAAACGAAGGGTTTGCTACTTGGATGTCTTGGTACTCTTGTAACGAATTCGAGCCAGAATGGAAGGTGTGGGAGCAATATGTTCCAGACACTTTACAAAGTGCATTGAGTTTAGACGCTTTGAGATCATCTCATCCTATTGAAGTTCCTGTCAAGAGAGCTGACGAGATTAACCAAATTTTCGATGCGATCTCGTACTCGAAAGGTTCTTCGTTGTTGAGGATGACCTCAAAGTGGTTGGGAGAAGATGTCTTCGTCAAGGGTGTCTCCAATTACTTGAACGAATTTAAATACGGAAATGCTAAGACAACTGACCTATGGCAAGCTTTGTCTAAAGAATCCGGAAAGGATGTTAAACAAGTTATGGATATTTGGACTAAGAAGGTTGGGTTTCCAGTGATTACCGTTGAGGAGGAGGGTGGAAAACTCACCTTTAAGCAAAATCGTTTCTTATCTACAGGTGACGTTAAACCCGAAGAAGATGAGACAATCTACCCAGTGTTCTTGTCCTTGAAGACAAACAAGGGTGTCGATAACAGTTTGGTACTAGACAAAAGAAGTATGACAATCGACTTGGAAGACGCTGAATTCTTTAAGGTCAATGCGGAGCAGGCTGGTATTTATGTTACCTCTTACAGTGACGAGAGATGGACTAAATTGGCCTCTCAGGCACCCCATCTCTCTGTCGAAGACAGAACTGGCTTAGTGGCTGATGTGAAGACTTTAGCTTCGTCAGGTTATACTTCAACTACCAATTTGCTAAACTTAGTATCTTCGTGGAAGAACGATAACTCTTTCGTTGTTTGGAATCAAATCATTAACAGCTTACAATTCTTCAAATCAGCCTGGTTATTtgagaaagaagaagtcaACGTTGCTATAAATGCTTTTATAAGAGACTTGGTTGCGCGTAAGGCTCATGAATTAGGTCACGAATTTTCTTCTGAGGATACTTTCGCCGAACAGCGTTTGAAGGTTGAGATGTTCGGTGCTGCTTGTTCTGCTGAAGACCCAGAAACAATAGCTGCTGCTTTAGAGATGTTTGAGAAATATACTGCTGGGGATCAACATGCTATTCCAGTTTTGATTAAACCTGCTGTTTTTAATGCCGCCGCTTCAAAAGGTGGGGAAGAAAACTACAACAAGCTATTTAACATCTACAGGAATCCTCACTCTAACGACGAGAAGCTAGCTGCTCTACGAAGCTTAGGTAGGTTTGAAGACCCAGAACTAATTAAGAGAACTTTGTGCTACTTATTGGATGGTACTGTCTTGAACCAAGATATTTACATTCCCATTCAGGGTTTGCGTGCACATAAGCCTGGTATTCTTGCACTATGGGATTGGTTGCAAGCAAACTGGGATGATATATCTGAGAGATTACCACCTTCGTTATCAATGTTAGGTTCAGTTGTGGTCCTTTCCACATCTGGTTTTACCTCTGCGGAACATATAGAACAAATCAAGTCGTTCTTCTCTACTCGTTCGACCAAAGGTTTTGACCAAAGTTTAGCCCAAGCTTTGGATTCTATCACTACTAAATCTCATTGGGTGGATAGGGACCGTAATAATGTTGAGGAGTATTTGAGAAACATCAAGTATTTGCAGTAA
- the DDE1 gene encoding Dde1p (Syntenic homolog of Ashbya gossypii AAL126C; Syntenic homolog of Saccharomyces cerevisiae YHR045W), with protein sequence MELLWLLQWTVLSVAIAWFITWFIQNIIIDVTRDLNPAVLLQQSNIAPVRKEKETAVYRNLSVPIGLPLTTGLNIAIGYKFRRGNFIDIWSRTLTKGHGKNQIGFIDGEKWPLEKVNYMAKQLHKFFIRTQVKSIGIVASVATSTGFVAATAAFMASVDGCIPQFLPCIPRKKMDLDVLVIQSWELVALLDSSEKWYKVVIVCEELPSSRIGLSGRMVSIASLFQETSGLDPEFHYSPVDDTDDGKELLRFTNSYFETTSFTHTCLVSSVASFIKSFPVQFQLRETDTLTIVTEMLEFCLSLQVWTKIFAVLLHGGSVNFICTDDLTKIDPKTSLLFVAANASGINTMLTAYLRNSNRLALSWALSLLSEGVFSTAARISDSFTKLRCVFLMNEVRDVASVSLFPLEMPKLQSNAVSRLTSHQMNQLRALFGARVIMELYSPYTIMGPFAQTNFYDYRVFPTAVDKKFTCYGSLSSSMEGKLVYTDVNPELKPANRQGMLLIRGFTIGKPLDQDRLNKTAKLAEKFESGKGWMVMVGEYGLWGKDGCFYEYK encoded by the coding sequence ATGGAACTGCTATGGTTGCTTCAATGGACGGTATTATCGGTAGCTATTGCTTGGTTCATTACCTGGTTTATACAAAATATCATTATAGATGTGACAAGGGATCTGAATCCGGCGGTTCTACTGCAGCAAAGTAATATCGCACCTGTTAGAAAAGAGAAAGAAACAGCAGTGTACAGGAATCTAAGTGTTCCCATCGGGCTTCCTTTGACAACAGGGCTAAATATTGCGATTGGTTATAAGTTTAGAAGAGGAAACTTCATAGATATATGGTCAAGAACATTAACTAAAGGACATGGTAAAAACCAAATAGGCTTTATTGATGGTGAAAAATGGCCACTGGAAAAGGTTAACTACATGGCAAAGCAGTTGCATAAGTTTTTTATTAGAACTCAGGTGAAAAGTATAGGTATTGTTGCCTCCGTTGCCACTTCTACCGGATTCGTAGCTGCAACTGCGGCATTTATGGCCTCGGTAGACGGTTGCATACCTCAGTTTTTGCCCTGTATTCCCAGAAAAAAGATGGATTTGGATGTCTTAGTCATTCAAAGTTGGGAACTAGTTGCTCTTTTGGACAGCAGCGAAAAGTGGTACAAGGTTGTTATTGTCTGTGAAGAACTTCCATCTTCGCGTATTGGCTTATCCGGACGAATGGTTTCTATTGCTTCTTTGTTTCAGGAAACAAGTGGCTTGGATCCAGAGTTTCATTACTCCCCAGTAGATGATACAGATGATGGAAAGGAATTGCTTAGGTTTACGAACTCATATTTTGAAACTACGAGCTTTACTCATACATGTTTAGTTAGTAGCGTTGCCAGTTTTATCAAATCTTTTCCTGTTCAGTTTCAATTAAGAGAAACTGATACTTTGACTATTGTGACGGAAATGTTGGAGTTCTGTCTTTCATTACAGGTATGGACTAAGATATTTGCCGTTCTATTGCATGGTGGGTCCGTTAACTTCATATGTACGGATGATTTGACCAAGATAGATCCAAAAACATCGTTATTATTTGTAGCTGCAAACGCTTCAGGTATTAATACTATGTTGACTGCTTACCTTCGCAATTCAAATCGATTGGCACTTTCGTGGGCTCTTTCTCTACTCAGTGAAGGTGTTTTTAGCACAGCGGCGAGAATAAGCGATAGCTTTACAAAATTAAGATGTGTGTTCCTAATGAACGAGGTCAGAGACGTAGCTAGTGTGTCGTTATTTCCCCTGGAAATGCCAAAATTGCAGAGTAATGCTGTTTCAAGGTTAACAAGTCATCAAATGAATCAATTGAGAGCCCTATTTGGGGCAAGGGTCATCATGGAGCTCTATTCACCTTATACTATAATGGGACCTTTTGCGCAGACTAACTTTTATGATTATAGAGTATTTCCAACCGCTGTGGATAAGAAGTTTACCTGTTATGGATCTTTATCCTCATCTATGGAAGGTAAGTTAGTTTATACTGATGTTAACCCAGAGTTGAAACCTGCTAATAGGCAAGGAATGCTGCTAATCCGTGGCTTTACTATAGGAAAACCTCTTGATCAAGATAGGTTAAATAAAACTGCAAAGTTAGCAGAGAAATTCGAAAGTGGGAAAGGATGGATGGTTATGGTGGGAGAGTATGGCCTTTGGGGAAAGGATGGATGTTTTTACGAGTATAAATAG
- the RNH202 gene encoding Rnh202p (Syntenic homolog of Ashbya gossypii AAL125W; Syntenic homolog of Saccharomyces cerevisiae YDR279W (RNH202)) → MPTYVGLKPSSELVILPKCIGNSPIDIFEMPHPSNNTLKQPIKLFIHDNVVYQLQTKRFSHGSPYNQTEDDITDKYHYTADGQTYKSIVVVNKENPDEGIIVESGDFDYHTKYDLTYSLCRFYYRADVVSSEAEYCKENISLNIKPDSKYLTLRDFQDLLVDSDGSHWSRVPVDVLKVALEKICYTIEEAGEIYFKIVPEKMCQWVATRIPRILDVFPTSLPIPKDIPEEYLRDIQICWAVNLMISLLPRGLYWNLRKYTGPEVNVKLAFERMETYNREVVEKNKENQILIKAAMSVGLNHGSQRKQDRQSNSSTKPKLSNNKKKVAVGNGLIDGFFKKR, encoded by the coding sequence ATGCCAACTTATGTTGGATTAAAGCCTAGCAGTGAATTGGTAATTCTTCCGAAATGTATTGGAAATTCACCCATCGATATATTCGAGATGCCGCATCCCTCGAATAATACCTTGAAACAACCAATAAAGCTGTTTATACACGATAATGTTGTTTATCAACTACAAACCAAGCGTTTTAGTCACGGATCTCCGTATAACCAGACGGAAGACGACATTACTGACAAGTACCATTATACTGCGGATGGACAGACGTACAAGTCAATTGTCGTGGTAAACAAAGAGAACCCAGATGAGGGCATAATTGTTGAATCCGGTGACTTTGACTACCATACGAAGTACGATTTAACTTATAGTCTTTGCAGGTTCTACTATAGAGCTGATGTTGTTAGCAGTGAAGCAGAGTACTGCAAAGAGAATATATCACTAAACATCAAGCCAGACTCAAAATATCTTACTTTGAGGGACTTCCAAGACTTGCTTGTTGATTCTGATGGCTCTCATTGGAGTCGTGTCCCAGTTGATGTACTTAAAGTTGCATTGGAAAAGATATGTTACACAATTGAAGAGGCTGGCGAAATATATTTCAAGATTGTACCGGAAAAGATGTGTCAATGGGTTGCTACACGGATTCCACGCATACTAGATGTTTTTCCAACTTCGCTTCCTATCCCCAAGGATATACCTGAAGAATATTTGCGTGATATACAGATATGCTGGGCAGTTAACCTCATGATATCTCTTCTTCCTAGAGGATTGTACTGGAATTTGCGCAAATACACTGGCCCCGAAGTTAATGTGAAACTGGCATTTGAAAGAATGGAAACTTACAACAGAGAAGTCGTTGAGAAGAACAAGGAAAACCAGATTTTGATAAAGGCAGCAATGTCAGTCGGTTTGAATCATGGTTCACAAAGGAAACAAGACAGGCAATCAAACTCCTCAACAAAGCCAAAGCTgtcaaataataaaaagaagGTTGCCGTTGGTAATGGCCTTATTGACGGCTTCTTCAAGAAACGATAG
- the RRP45 gene encoding exosome non-catalytic core subunit RRP45 (Syntenic homolog of Ashbya gossypii AAL124W; Syntenic homolog of Saccharomyces cerevisiae YDR280W (RRP45)), producing the protein MAKGIDEPLLNSKFVLDVLKQNLRLDGRAFDQFRDVDIKLGEEYGDVTVSLGRTKVHCKVSAEITQPYEDRPFEGIFLISTETTPMAGPQFENGSNTGEEEVLISRMIEKAVRRSNALDLEALCIVAGSKCWSLRADVHFLDCDGGFIDASCIAVMTALLHFKKPDVSVTADGIVIHPVSEREPVALGILHIPICVTFSFFNPDDTEENIKGISNNEIAIIDATLQEELFRDGVLTVTLNKNREVVQVSKAGGLPMDALTLMDCCHKAFNITQNITDQIIQLLKEDAQKRDKFSDLLSSKNPRDSS; encoded by the coding sequence ATGGCAAAAGGTATAGATGAACCACTATTGAACTCAAAGTTTGTGCTTGACGTTCTGAAACAGAACCTTCGATTAGATGGACGTGCATTTGACCAATTCCGTGATGTAGACATAAAATTAGGAGAAGAGTATGGAGACGTAACTGTATCCCTTGGGCGCACTAAAGTTCATTGTAAGGTAAGTGCAGAGATAACACAGCCTTATGAGGACCGCCCTTTTGAGGGTATATTTCTGATCTCAACAGAAACAACTCCTATGGCAGGCCCACAGTTCGAAAATGGGTCGAATACAggcgaagaagaagtttTAATTTCAAGAATGATTGAAAAGGCGGTCAGGAGATCTAATGCTCTTGATTTAGAAGCTCTCTGTATTGTTGCAGGCAGTAAGTGTTGGTCTCTTCGTGCTGACGTCCACTTTTTAGATTGTGATGGTGGATTTATCGATGCAAGCTGTATTGCCGTAATGACTGCTCTGCTTCATTTTAAGAAACCTGATGTTTCAGTAACTGCTGATGGAATTGTTATACACCCAGTATCTGAAAGGGAACCAGTAGCACTAGGTATTCTTCACATTCCTATTTGTGTTACTTTCTCTTTCTTTAACCCGGATGACACGGAAGAGAATATCAAAGGCATAtctaataatgaaatagcGATCATCGATGCTACTCTTCAAGAAGAATTATTTCGTGATGGCGTTCTAACGGTGACGCTCAATAAGAATAGAGAGGTTGTACAAGTTTCAAAGGCTGGTGGTCTGCCAATGGACGCTTTAACGCTAATGGACTGCTGTCATAAAGCATTTAACATAACCCAGAATATTACAGACCAGATAATACAGCTGTTAAAGGAAGACGCACAAAAAAGAGATAAATTTTCTGATTTGTTAAGCTCTAAAAATCCGAGAGATTCGTCCTGA
- a CDS encoding HHR051Cp (Syntenic homolog of Ashbya gossypii ABL158C; Syntenic homolog of Saccharomyces cerevisiae YDL224C (WHI4) and YNL197C (WHI3)): MSLINSHPSAAMDNAPFNLHRAFSSSAENVGNMTTSNSSPLHHSTMATLNPSQNMDGSQAGSTNNNNPSGANASNVSGVKGANSNHSPLHIATMLNTLSINSNLPSQQQSTGQGPYLVRLQNVPKDITLRECHALFALAHGVFSIELSCFQQYAAERSQLSGQESNNYIVAKFESLHFACQYATILDEKSQIFGPSFPFKTYVEVVDELTQQQIPYHSQIQLQQGSPPAPSQVTPYQQPLLSASGVVSPPQSASSVKRPSLLAQRSRFSFNDPFSNDQGNQSSQQPDIITTPLKAHQDAGKSFLLMESDEINDSIWGNGTGIPSSISGLTTSQPPTPHLEWGATGRRQSSTFYPSQSNTEIPPMHLTGQVSSSSQLATGLQQPLQQSQRQSLTYSLVTPLSSDMNLPPQTAQAGVLPHPHQQHQTKVQQQHQRQQPQQQQQQQQQTQQQQQQQQQQQQQQQTQQQQTQQQKPQQQQQQQQQQQQQASQQSQQTQPHNPQTASQSQSQSQAAGSQQKLANRNGTAKTLQVVGPKNAAAALQNTSGMSQVDLSLLAKVPPPANPADQNPPCNTLYVGNLPPDATEQELRQLFSSQKGFRRLSFRNKNNNGNGHGPMCFVEFEDVAHATRALAELYGSQLSRTSGSHNNKGGIRLSFSKNPLGVRGPNSRRGGNTNNSGNTTTTSYSYATAFNKS; the protein is encoded by the coding sequence ATGTCTCTGATAAACAGTCACCCCTCTGCAGCCATGGACAATGCGCCGTTTAACTTGCACCGGGCGTTTAGCTCCAGCGCGGAAAATGTTGGTAATATGACCACTAGTAATTCTTCGCCACTTCACCACTCTACTATGGCGACACTTAACCCATCGCAGAACATGGATGGCAGTCAGGCAGGGAGCACAAATAACAATAATCCTAGTGGTGCAAACGCCAGCAACGTGAGTGGTGTCAAGGGAGCGAATTCCAACCACTCTCCGCTTCATATTGCGACTATGTTGAATACACTGTCGATTAACTCGAACCTGCCATCGCAGCAGCAGTCGACAGGTCAGGGTCCATACTTGGTGCGGTTGCAAAATGTCCCTAAAGACATTACCCTTCGGGAATGCCATGCTTTGTTTGCATTGGCTCATGGTGTGTTTTCCATCGAGTTGTCCTGTTTCCAACAATATGCAGCAGAAAGATCTCAGCTATCTGGCCAGGAATCGAACAATTACATTGTTGCAAAGTTCGAATCCCTGCATTTTGCATGTCAGTATGCAACAATTCTAGACGAAAAGTCTCAAATATTTGGGCCTAGTTTCCCATTTAAAACTTATGTTGAAGTTGTTGATGAGCTAACGCAGCAGCAAATACCATATCACTCGCAAATTCAGCTACAGCAAGGTTCTCCTCCTGCGCCCTCCCAAGTAACACCCTACCAACAACCACTGCTTTCTGCATCTGGTGTTGTTAGCCCTCCACAGTCTGCTTCTAGTGTTAAAAGACCAAGTCTTTTGGCTCAACGTTCAAGATTCTCGTTTAACGATCCATTTTCAAATGATCAAGGTAACCAATCCTCCCAGCAACCTGATATAATTACAACGCCTCTGAAAGCCCATCAAGATGCAGGGAAGTCCTTCTTGTTAATGGAAAGTGATGAGATTAATGACAGCATATGGGGTAATGGAACTGGTATTCCATCCAGTATCAGTGGTTTAACGACATCTCAGCCACCAACACCGCATTTGGAATGGGGGGCTACTGGAAGACGTCAAAGCTCTACATTTTACCCATCTCAGTCTAATACTGAAATACCTCCAATGCATCTGACCGGTCAAGTATCATCGTCTTCTCAATTAGCAACTGGTTTGCAACAACCATTACAGCAGTCACAGCGCCAATCATTAACCTATAGCTTGGTTACCCCATTGTCATCTGATATGAACTTACCGCCCCAAACGGCTCAGGCTGGTGTTCTACCGCATCCTCATCAGCAACATCAAACAAAAGTGCAACAACAGCATCAAAGGCAACAACcgcagcagcagcagcagcagcagcagcaaactcaacaacagcaacaacaacaacaacaacaacagcagcagcagcaaaCTCAACAACAGCAAACTCAGCAACAGAAACcacagcaacaacaacaacaacaacaacaacaacaacaacaagCGTCTCAGCAATCTCAGCAAACACAACCTCATAATCCACAAACTGCTAGCCAAAGTCAGTCGCAGTCGCAAGCAGCTGGTAGTCAACAGAAGCTAGCTAACAGAAACGGAACAGCCAAAACATTACAAGTTGTTGGACCAAAGAATGCAGCAGCCGCTTTGCAGAACACCAGTGGGATGTCCCAAGTTGACTTGTCATTGTTAGCTAAAGTTCCACCGCCCGCGAATCCAGCGGATCAGAACCCTCCTTGTAATACTCTCTATGTTGGGAACCTACCTCCGGATGCTACGGAACAGGAATTGCGACAGTTATTTTCTAGCCAGAAAGGTTTTAGGAGGTTATCTTTCAGGAATAAAAACAACAATGGGAATGGACATGGGCCAATGTGTTTTGTTGAGTTTGAGGATGTTGCACACGCAACCAGAGCATTGGCTGAGTTATATGGTAGTCAATTATCTCGCACTAGTGGATCGCATAATAACAAAGGCGGTATAAGGTTGAGTTTTTCGAAGAATCCATTGGGTGTCAGAGGGCCTAACAGCAGGAGAGGAGGTAATACCAACAATAGCGGCAATACGACCACTACAAGTTATTCATATGCGACGGCTTTTAACAAGTCTTGA
- a CDS encoding HHR052Cp (Syntenic homolog of Eremothecium cymbalariae Ecym_6440 and Saccharomyces cerevisiae YNL196C (SLZ1); no homolog in Ashbya gossypii) → MTKDTNSGKRNNSKGKHVANRSKIKPDVAADRNESSAATGKNGKSQNNKSEKKASNNNSNGASSGNTANIGTDSMSSNSSAISGGNGLINCKEGSANWKEANHGNPEFVFKEPKNGGKPIMVSRGIQTANVTQVQLRYLFGDPVAFHNGGNAETTASANSSATNSDDEMSSSSSSAADDSSVSSMGSQSDYAIHNCHTSKNSTQHWPSKSTILAQKLENLVLSCKRFTLHNENQSHLVSGWQSVPMCCSQSLNTINKQKQLYGIRLFDTPPDDL, encoded by the coding sequence ATGACCAAGGATACTAACAGTGGTAAGCGTAATAACAGTAAAGGTAAGCATGTGGCAAATAGAAGCAAAATTAAACCAGATGTCGCAGCAGACCGTAATGAATCTTCGGCGGCTACCGGGAAGAACGGAAAATCACAGAACAACAAGTCTGAAAAGAAGGCAAGCAATAATAATAGCAACGGGGCTAGTAGTGGCAACACCGCCAATATCGGCACTGACAGTATGAGCAGCAATAGCAGCGCCATCTCCGGGGGAAACGGGCTAATTAATTGTAAGGAGGGAAGCGCCAATTGGAAGGAGGCTAACCACGGCAACCCCGAGTTTGTATTTAAGGAACCTAAGAATGGTGGCAAGCCAATCATGGTATCAAGAGGTATACAGACCGCGAATGTTACGCAGGTTCAGCTAAGGTACCTTTTCGGCGACCCTGTCGCATTCCACAATGGCGGCAATGCCGAGACAACCGCTTCAGCCAACTCAAGTGCTACAAACAGCGACGATGAAATGTCATCGTCCTCCTCAAGCGCCGCAGACGACAGCAGTGTGTCCTCCATGGGCAGCCAAAGTGACTACGCAATTCACAATTGTCACACAAGCAAGAACTCCACACAGCACTGGCCTTCTAAAAGCACTATTCTTGCCCAGAAACTAGAAAACCTGGTCCTATCATGTAAGCGCTTCACTCTCCATAACGAAAACCAGTCCCATCTAGTCTCAGGTTGGCAATCTGTTCCCATGTGCTGCAGCCAATCACTGAACACAATCAACAAACAGAAGCAACTCTACGGCATTCGTCTCTTTGATACCCCTCCTGACGATCTATAA